The Geobacter sp. AOG2 genome includes a window with the following:
- the dtd gene encoding D-aminoacyl-tRNA deacylase yields the protein MKAVIQRVSFASVTVDESVVGRIGKGVLVLLGVEKGDDESKADWLAEKIAGLRIFADGEDKMNLALADVGGAVLAVSQFTLAGNCDKGRRPSFDTAAPPEEGKRLYDYFTAAVEKLGLPVQTGIFQADMKVHLVNDGPVTFILER from the coding sequence ATGAAAGCGGTAATTCAGCGCGTCAGTTTTGCGTCCGTCACTGTGGACGAGAGCGTTGTCGGGCGGATCGGAAAAGGCGTCCTGGTTCTCTTGGGCGTGGAGAAGGGAGACGACGAGTCGAAGGCCGACTGGCTGGCGGAGAAGATTGCCGGCCTGCGCATCTTTGCGGACGGGGAGGACAAGATGAACCTTGCGCTGGCCGATGTGGGGGGAGCCGTTCTGGCGGTTTCCCAGTTCACCCTGGCCGGCAATTGCGACAAGGGGCGGCGCCCCTCCTTCGATACGGCGGCCCCGCCCGAAGAAGGTAAACGGCTGTACGATTATTTCACTGCCGCGGTGGAGAAACTCGGCCTGCCGGTGCAGACCGGCATCTTTCAGGCCGACATGAAGGTGCATTTGGTTAACGACGGGCCGGTCACCTTTATCCTGGAACGTTGA
- a CDS encoding acyl carrier protein, whose translation MTTKESLNEVFRMVFDDDTIQIAPEMTANDIEGWDSLSHINLIVAVEARFKIRFKQREVLSLKNIGDLLKAVETKRAE comes from the coding sequence ATGACAACGAAGGAATCTCTGAATGAGGTTTTCAGGATGGTATTCGATGACGATACGATCCAGATAGCGCCGGAAATGACCGCCAACGATATCGAAGGGTGGGATTCCCTCTCCCATATCAACCTCATCGTGGCGGTGGAGGCACGGTTCAAGATCCGTTTCAAACAGAGGGAGGTGTTATCCTTGAAAAACATCGGTGACCTGCTGAAGGCTGTGGAGACCAAACGCGCCGAATAG
- a CDS encoding DUF362 domain-containing protein: protein MSKVYFADMRAGHKENLFDKISKLLALAGVDRRIAVGDLTAVKIHFGEKGNSAFIRPIFARRVVEEIKKLGARPFLTDSSTLYPGERKEAVSALVCAIENGFGYACAGAPLIISDGLRGVTETDVAIDGELLKKVHIGTEIVEADSLVCLTHFKCHELTGFGGAIKNLGMGCASRKGKLVQHSTVAPKVAEKYCTGCGACLKACAHDAIRIIEGKATIDPALCAGCSRCISVCPVKVINVQWNEAADLVMKKMAEYAKGAVAGKEGRTVYLSFITQVSPACDCYGHADAPIVNDIGICASCDPVAIDQACADLVNGARGNEGSALQSGHEPGGDKFRGVYPEIPWEVQLEHGEKVGLGTRIYELVKI, encoded by the coding sequence ATGTCCAAGGTGTACTTTGCCGACATGCGGGCCGGCCATAAGGAAAACCTGTTCGACAAGATCAGTAAATTACTGGCCCTGGCCGGCGTGGACCGGCGCATTGCCGTGGGTGACCTGACGGCGGTCAAGATCCATTTCGGCGAGAAGGGGAACAGCGCCTTCATCCGCCCGATCTTTGCCCGGCGGGTGGTGGAGGAGATCAAGAAATTGGGGGCCAGGCCCTTTTTGACCGATTCGTCCACTCTCTATCCCGGCGAGCGCAAGGAAGCGGTTTCTGCCCTGGTCTGCGCCATAGAGAACGGTTTCGGCTATGCCTGCGCCGGGGCGCCGCTGATCATCAGCGACGGCCTGCGCGGAGTGACCGAAACGGACGTCGCCATCGACGGGGAGCTGTTGAAAAAGGTCCACATCGGCACCGAGATTGTGGAGGCCGACTCGCTGGTCTGCCTGACCCACTTCAAATGCCATGAGCTGACCGGCTTCGGCGGGGCCATCAAGAACCTGGGCATGGGGTGCGCCAGCCGTAAGGGCAAGCTGGTGCAGCACTCCACCGTGGCGCCCAAGGTGGCCGAGAAATACTGTACCGGCTGCGGCGCTTGCCTCAAGGCCTGCGCCCACGACGCCATCCGGATCATCGAGGGAAAGGCGACCATCGATCCCGCGCTCTGCGCCGGTTGCAGCCGCTGCATCAGCGTCTGCCCGGTCAAGGTCATCAATGTCCAATGGAACGAGGCGGCCGACCTGGTGATGAAGAAGATGGCCGAGTACGCCAAGGGTGCCGTGGCCGGCAAGGAGGGCAGGACGGTCTACCTGAGCTTCATCACCCAGGTTTCTCCGGCCTGCGATTGCTACGGCCACGCCGATGCGCCAATCGTCAACGACATCGGCATCTGCGCCTCCTGCGACCCGGTGGCCATCGACCAGGCCTGCGCCGATCTGGTCAACGGAGCCCGGGGCAACGAGGGTTCGGCCCTGCAAAGCGGCCATGAGCCGGGTGGCGACAAGTTCCGCGGCGTGTACCCCGAGATTCCGTGGGAGGTGCAGTTGGAGCACGGCGAGAAGGTCGGCCTGGGGACGAGGATCTACGAGTTGGTGAAGATTTGA
- a CDS encoding nitronate monooxygenase family protein, with translation MAQSLTIGKYTVPYPVIQGGMGVRISAGRLAGSVAKCGGVGLVAAAGIGLNSGFYNGRNYFQADAEGFKAEIRKAYEIAPDGVIGVNVMVALSDFEQLVKAAVEAGAKVIVCGAGLPMGLPELTADHPDVALVPIVSSLRAAQLIARKWLKAYKRLPDAVVVEDPDTAGGHLGEKMENIGTGEYDQYATVRQVKAFFRDECGAEVPVIAAGGVWDRADLEHALAEGADGVQMASRFVCTEECDADDAFKQAYLRCSKEDIGLIMSPAGLPGRAILNNAENIRRYDVDNSTPCRMGCLKKCSYKESGERFCIVSSLDRAQRGDVDTGLVFCGTNAWRADRITTVQEIFDELFGEAQVTSQEEALQEAA, from the coding sequence ATGGCGCAGTCTTTGACGATAGGGAAGTACACCGTCCCGTATCCGGTTATCCAGGGTGGCATGGGAGTCCGCATCTCCGCCGGCCGTCTGGCCGGCAGCGTGGCCAAGTGCGGTGGCGTGGGGTTGGTTGCGGCGGCCGGTATCGGCCTTAACAGCGGCTTCTACAACGGCAGAAACTACTTCCAGGCCGATGCGGAGGGCTTCAAGGCCGAGATTCGCAAGGCTTATGAGATTGCGCCGGATGGCGTCATCGGAGTCAACGTCATGGTGGCGTTGTCTGATTTTGAACAACTGGTCAAGGCCGCCGTGGAAGCGGGCGCCAAGGTGATCGTTTGCGGAGCCGGCCTCCCCATGGGCCTGCCGGAGCTGACCGCCGACCACCCCGATGTGGCCCTGGTGCCGATCGTGTCGTCCCTGCGGGCGGCCCAGCTTATCGCCCGGAAATGGCTGAAGGCCTATAAACGCCTGCCGGATGCGGTGGTGGTGGAAGACCCGGATACCGCCGGCGGGCATCTGGGCGAAAAAATGGAGAATATCGGCACCGGCGAGTATGACCAGTATGCCACCGTGCGTCAGGTCAAGGCGTTCTTTCGCGATGAGTGCGGCGCCGAAGTTCCGGTGATCGCGGCCGGCGGCGTATGGGACCGGGCCGACCTGGAGCATGCCTTGGCGGAAGGCGCCGACGGCGTGCAGATGGCCAGCCGTTTTGTCTGCACCGAAGAGTGCGATGCCGACGATGCCTTCAAGCAGGCCTACCTTCGCTGCTCGAAGGAGGATATCGGGCTGATCATGAGTCCCGCCGGCCTGCCTGGGCGAGCAATCCTGAACAACGCGGAGAATATCCGCCGTTACGATGTGGACAACAGTACCCCCTGCCGCATGGGCTGCCTGAAGAAATGCTCCTACAAAGAGTCGGGCGAGCGTTTTTGCATCGTTTCCTCTCTGGATCGTGCCCAGCGGGGCGATGTGGATACCGGCCTGGTCTTCTGCGGCACTAATGCCTGGCGGGCCGACCGCATCACCACGGTGCAGGAAATCTTCGACGAACTGTTCGGTGAGGCGCAAGTTACATCACAGGAAGAGGCGTTGCAGGAAGCAGCGTGA
- a CDS encoding ABC transporter permease produces MTKFLEFIGKQLIYSFGIVGEVLILLKRTIFSFREAPHNMPSILTQMAIIGYETLPVASVMAFFVGMVLALQTGVELSKYGTQDIVGSIVGLSMVREMGPVMVSFLVAGRAGSAMAAEIGVMKVYEEIDALTTLDIDPVRYLAMPRLIAALICVPTLTIYADCVGMLGGAIISHLHPKLFISYATYTDSLRLALKFREITAGLIKSFVFGGIIAVICCYVGFNTSGGARGIGVSTTRSVVLSFMLILVADYFLTRILM; encoded by the coding sequence ATGACCAAATTTCTCGAATTCATCGGCAAGCAACTGATCTACTCGTTCGGCATCGTCGGCGAGGTGCTGATCCTGCTCAAGCGGACCATCTTTTCCTTCCGCGAGGCGCCGCACAACATGCCTTCCATCCTGACCCAGATGGCCATCATCGGCTATGAGACCCTGCCGGTTGCCTCGGTGATGGCCTTTTTCGTGGGCATGGTCCTGGCGCTGCAAACCGGAGTGGAGCTCTCCAAGTACGGTACCCAGGATATCGTCGGCAGCATCGTCGGCCTCTCCATGGTGCGGGAGATGGGACCGGTCATGGTCAGCTTTCTGGTGGCGGGGCGGGCGGGCAGCGCCATGGCGGCCGAGATCGGCGTCATGAAGGTCTACGAGGAGATCGACGCCCTCACGACCCTGGACATCGACCCGGTACGCTACCTGGCCATGCCGCGCCTGATCGCGGCCCTGATCTGCGTCCCGACCCTGACGATCTACGCCGACTGCGTCGGCATGCTCGGCGGCGCCATCATCAGCCACCTGCACCCGAAGCTGTTCATCTCCTACGCCACCTACACCGATTCCCTGCGCCTGGCGCTCAAATTCAGGGAGATCACCGCCGGGCTGATCAAATCCTTTGTCTTCGGCGGCATCATCGCCGTCATCTGTTGTTACGTGGGATTCAACACCTCCGGCGGCGCACGGGGGATCGGCGTCTCCACCACCCGTTCGGTGGTGCTCTCCTTCATGCTGATCCTGGTGGCGGATTACTTCCTGACTCGGATTCTGATGTAA
- a CDS encoding metalloregulator ArsR/SmtB family transcription factor → MLDTLKALADPSRLRLVAVLLRGEFTVQELTHILAMGQSRISRHLKILTEAGVLSVKRQGTWSYYRAGEASNFFSAIRPAIERELNSLPERSRDLSAVAVVLEERRRRSQEFFDRHAHQWDDLSGVLLPVPEYRQNLLGLVPSGVTVLEIGTGTGGLLSELGVRAARVIGVDHSPAMLEEARRRLARDGAHGIELRLGEMTHLPLPDASAGCVVANMVLHHAPNPAAVLAEVRRVLAPGGIVLLADLARHEREAAREQLADQWLGFEEAELTAWLLAEGFSESSCERVEGKNGQEAVLIVKATAPGPS, encoded by the coding sequence ATGCTCGATACCCTCAAAGCCCTTGCCGACCCCTCCCGGCTCCGTCTGGTGGCGGTACTCCTGCGCGGTGAATTCACCGTTCAGGAGTTGACCCATATCCTTGCCATGGGGCAGTCCAGGATATCCCGGCACCTGAAGATCCTGACCGAGGCCGGGGTGCTGTCGGTCAAGCGGCAAGGGACCTGGAGCTATTACCGGGCCGGTGAGGCGAGCAATTTTTTCAGCGCCATTCGCCCTGCCATCGAGCGGGAGCTGAACAGCCTGCCCGAGCGGAGCCGGGATCTGTCCGCGGTGGCTGTGGTCCTGGAGGAGCGCCGGCGGCGCAGCCAGGAATTCTTCGACCGCCATGCCCATCAGTGGGACGATTTGAGCGGGGTGCTCCTGCCGGTCCCGGAGTATCGTCAGAACCTGCTTGGGCTTGTGCCCAGCGGTGTTACCGTGTTGGAGATCGGTACCGGCACCGGTGGGCTGCTGAGTGAGCTGGGGGTCCGGGCGGCACGGGTGATCGGCGTGGACCATTCTCCGGCCATGCTGGAGGAGGCCCGCCGTCGTTTGGCCCGCGACGGCGCGCACGGCATTGAACTGCGTCTGGGAGAGATGACGCATCTGCCGTTGCCCGACGCCTCGGCGGGATGCGTGGTGGCCAATATGGTGCTGCACCATGCGCCCAATCCGGCTGCCGTACTTGCCGAAGTCCGTCGGGTGCTGGCTCCCGGCGGAATAGTGCTGCTGGCCGACTTGGCTCGCCATGAACGCGAAGCCGCCCGGGAACAGCTGGCTGATCAGTGGCTGGGGTTTGAGGAGGCAGAGTTAACGGCGTGGCTGCTGGCAGAGGGATTTTCCGAATCCTCCTGCGAAAGGGTCGAAGGGAAGAACGGCCAGGAAGCGGTGCTGATAGTGAAGGCCACCGCCCCCGGGCCCTCCTGA
- the nadA gene encoding quinolinate synthase NadA, giving the protein MAGDDIKQQIRELLAAHNAVLLAHNYMRDEVQEIADITGDSLALSMEAAKTEADVIVFCGVHFMAESAAILSPEKKVLLPRPDAGCPMADMVTVEELEALKEKHPGVPVVTYVNSSAEIKAHSDICCTSANALKVVRSLKEDELIFVPDRNLGRWVARFVPEKRFVFWEGFCPTHERMTVAAVMQKKSEHPDALFICHPESAPEVSALADHVCSTSGMYDYCRASSAKRFIIGTEAGILYKLRLENPGKEFILASPALICPNMKLTSLEDVLYSLQTMSPVVTVTEEVRVRARQALDRMLAVPRD; this is encoded by the coding sequence ATGGCTGGAGACGACATCAAACAGCAGATCAGGGAACTTCTCGCGGCGCATAATGCCGTGCTGCTGGCCCACAACTATATGCGCGACGAGGTGCAGGAGATCGCCGACATTACCGGTGACTCCCTGGCCCTGTCCATGGAGGCGGCCAAGACCGAGGCCGATGTGATCGTCTTCTGCGGCGTGCACTTCATGGCCGAATCGGCCGCCATCCTGTCGCCTGAAAAAAAGGTGCTGCTGCCGCGACCCGATGCGGGCTGCCCCATGGCCGACATGGTCACGGTGGAGGAGTTGGAGGCGCTAAAAGAGAAACACCCCGGCGTGCCGGTGGTGACCTACGTCAACTCCTCGGCTGAGATCAAGGCCCATTCCGATATCTGTTGCACCTCGGCCAACGCACTCAAGGTGGTCAGATCGCTGAAGGAGGATGAACTGATCTTTGTGCCGGACCGGAATCTGGGGCGCTGGGTGGCCCGATTCGTCCCGGAGAAACGCTTCGTATTCTGGGAGGGGTTCTGCCCGACCCACGAGCGCATGACCGTGGCGGCGGTCATGCAGAAAAAGAGCGAGCATCCCGACGCCCTGTTCATCTGCCACCCGGAAAGCGCACCCGAGGTCTCGGCCCTGGCGGATCATGTCTGTTCCACCAGCGGCATGTACGACTACTGTCGCGCCAGCTCGGCCAAAAGGTTCATCATCGGTACCGAGGCCGGTATCCTCTACAAGCTGCGGCTGGAGAACCCCGGCAAGGAGTTCATCCTGGCCTCGCCGGCCCTGATCTGCCCCAACATGAAGCTGACCTCCCTGGAGGACGTGCTCTACTCCCTCCAGACCATGTCGCCGGTAGTCACGGTTACCGAGGAGGTCCGCGTCAGGGCCAGACAGGCCCTGGACAGGATGCTGGCCGTGCCGCGGGATTAG
- a CDS encoding sulfite exporter TauE/SafE family protein — MENNVLIFCAGLVAGAMNSIAGGGSFVTFPALVFLGMPSVSANATSTVALFPGSLAGAWAYRGECGTFTGASLKAMIGASLAGGAAGALLLYTTPTTIFDKLIPWLLVMGTLAFSLGPKVGLIVRRRVAIGPGALLVGQVVLAVYGGYFGGAVGIMMMAVWSLFGITDIRSMNAAKTLLVGVTNFAAVLCFAATGLVWWGQSCIMLVGAVIGGYGGAHYARRISPHHLRIGITLLNVVITALFLMRSIA, encoded by the coding sequence GTGGAAAACAATGTCCTTATATTCTGTGCGGGTCTGGTAGCGGGCGCAATGAATTCCATTGCGGGAGGCGGGTCGTTCGTTACATTTCCGGCATTGGTCTTTTTGGGTATGCCTTCGGTTTCTGCGAATGCCACCAGCACGGTTGCCCTGTTTCCGGGCAGCCTCGCCGGTGCTTGGGCCTATCGTGGGGAATGTGGGACGTTCACAGGCGCATCGCTGAAAGCGATGATTGGGGCAAGCCTGGCGGGAGGGGCGGCAGGAGCCCTGCTTCTGTACACGACCCCGACAACCATCTTCGACAAGTTGATCCCTTGGTTGCTGGTGATGGGCACCCTGGCATTCTCCCTGGGCCCAAAGGTCGGTCTCATTGTGCGCCGGAGAGTCGCTATCGGCCCTGGGGCGCTTCTGGTGGGGCAAGTCGTGTTGGCTGTGTATGGAGGTTATTTCGGCGGCGCGGTCGGTATCATGATGATGGCCGTCTGGAGCCTGTTCGGGATTACGGACATCAGATCGATGAACGCAGCCAAAACGTTGTTGGTGGGGGTAACCAATTTTGCGGCCGTACTATGCTTTGCCGCAACCGGGTTGGTCTGGTGGGGGCAGTCCTGCATCATGCTCGTCGGGGCTGTGATCGGCGGTTACGGCGGTGCGCATTATGCCCGGCGTATCAGCCCCCATCACCTGAGAATCGGCATTACCCTGTTGAATGTGGTTATAACCGCCCTCTTCCTGATGCGAAGTATTGCCTGA
- the ahcY gene encoding adenosylhomocysteinase — MSQDYIVADLALADWGRKEIRIAETEMPGLMAIREEFAAAQPLKGARITGSLHMTIQTAVLIETLVALGAEVRWASCNIFSTQDHAAAAIAAAGVPVFAVKGETLDQYWDYTHRIFEWADGGFSNMILDDGGDATLLLHLGAKAEKDQSVLTNPGSEEETILFAAIKGKLAVDPTWYSTRIAQIQGVTEETTTGVHRLYQMHERGDLRFPAINVNDSVTKSKFDNLYGCRESLVDGIKRATDVMIAGKVALICGYGDVGKGSAQAMRALSAQVWVTEVDPICALQAAMEGYRVVTMEYAADKADIFVTCTGNYHVITHDHMARMKDQAIVCNIGHFDNEIEVAALEKYQWEEIKPQVDHVIFPDGKRIILLAKGRLVNLGCATGHPSYVMSSSFANQTIAQIEIFTNPGKYPVGVYTLPKHLDEKVARLQLKKLNAQLTVLSDEQAAYIGVKKEGPYKAEHYRY, encoded by the coding sequence ATGTCACAGGATTACATTGTAGCAGACCTTGCCCTGGCCGATTGGGGCCGCAAGGAAATCAGGATCGCCGAAACCGAGATGCCGGGCCTGATGGCCATCCGGGAGGAATTTGCCGCAGCCCAGCCCTTAAAGGGAGCCCGTATTACCGGTTCGCTGCACATGACCATCCAGACCGCCGTGCTGATCGAGACGCTGGTTGCCCTGGGTGCGGAGGTACGCTGGGCATCCTGCAACATCTTCTCCACCCAGGACCACGCCGCCGCCGCCATCGCCGCCGCCGGCGTGCCGGTCTTCGCGGTCAAGGGCGAGACCCTGGATCAGTATTGGGACTATACCCACCGGATCTTCGAGTGGGCCGACGGCGGCTTCTCCAACATGATCCTGGACGACGGCGGCGACGCCACGCTGTTGCTGCACCTGGGCGCCAAGGCCGAGAAGGACCAGTCGGTACTGACCAATCCGGGTTCCGAAGAAGAGACTATCCTGTTTGCCGCCATCAAGGGCAAGCTGGCCGTTGACCCGACCTGGTACTCGACCCGTATTGCCCAGATCCAGGGCGTGACCGAGGAGACCACCACCGGCGTGCACCGTCTTTACCAGATGCACGAACGTGGCGACCTGCGGTTCCCGGCCATCAACGTCAACGACTCGGTCACCAAGTCCAAGTTCGACAACCTCTACGGCTGTCGCGAATCCCTGGTGGACGGCATCAAGCGCGCCACCGACGTAATGATCGCCGGCAAGGTGGCCCTGATCTGCGGCTACGGTGATGTGGGTAAAGGTTCGGCCCAGGCCATGCGTGCTCTCTCGGCCCAGGTATGGGTGACCGAGGTGGATCCGATCTGCGCCCTGCAGGCCGCCATGGAAGGCTACCGCGTGGTGACCATGGAGTATGCCGCCGACAAGGCCGACATCTTCGTCACCTGCACCGGCAACTACCATGTCATCACCCATGACCACATGGCCCGCATGAAGGATCAGGCCATCGTCTGCAATATCGGTCACTTCGACAACGAGATCGAGGTCGCCGCCCTGGAGAAATATCAGTGGGAGGAGATCAAGCCCCAGGTGGATCACGTCATCTTCCCGGACGGCAAGCGCATCATCCTGCTGGCCAAGGGGCGCTTGGTAAATCTGGGCTGCGCCACCGGTCACCCCAGCTATGTGATGAGCTCGTCCTTTGCCAACCAGACCATCGCCCAGATCGAGATTTTCACCAATCCGGGCAAATACCCGGTGGGGGTCTATACCCTGCCCAAGCATCTGGATGAGAAGGTCGCCCGCTTGCAGCTCAAGAAGCTCAATGCCCAGTTGACGGTATTGAGTGACGAACAGGCGGCGTATATCGGGGTGAAGAAGGAAGGTCCTTACAAGGCGGAGCATTACCGGTATTGA
- a CDS encoding MBOAT family protein, translating to MPFNSPLFLFLFLPLVLGCYWLLRANGRIWFLLGVSLLYFAASNVFTSFSEIGKTGSSFLLLLLYYIVANYLFGLSAEKYRDSFWGKVVVWLSIAMNLLPLICYRYPGVAAMAAQGIIPSSTGVNIADYFKFSYLPLGLSFLTFQAIAYVLDVYRDEIDAQKNPLLLSLFLVLFPKITAGPIIRYSEVAEDLADPKVSADKFAMGARRFVIGLGKKVLLADTLALTANQIFSVPAAELSPSAAWLGLITYSLQLYLDFSGYSDMAIGLGRMFGFTFQENFNYPYISRSLTEFWRRWHISLSTWLRDYMFIPLSYALMSDSVRQKIAQGRYPTNYRSLFSIVMVFTACGLWHGVGWNFIVWGMLHGVVLALESLWLSRVIKKWWVPLQHVYLLLIVMLPWVFFRASSFSEAVDYLRTLAGFPATTVFHYDLRMYIDSTELLVLIAGVVASTPIVRNISDHLRKTEHHAIGAFCEIAGMVFVLMLSFCSIASSTFTPFLYQKF from the coding sequence ATGCCATTTAACTCACCTCTTTTTCTCTTCCTGTTTCTGCCCCTGGTTCTTGGCTGTTACTGGCTATTGAGGGCAAATGGCAGGATTTGGTTTCTCCTTGGCGTAAGTTTACTATATTTTGCCGCTTCAAACGTGTTTACCTCTTTTTCTGAAATTGGAAAAACCGGGAGCAGTTTTTTGTTGTTGCTCCTTTATTATATTGTCGCCAACTATCTCTTCGGTCTATCAGCCGAAAAATATCGAGACTCTTTCTGGGGTAAAGTTGTTGTCTGGCTGTCGATTGCCATGAATCTTTTGCCCTTGATCTGCTATAGATATCCCGGTGTTGCGGCCATGGCCGCACAAGGTATAATCCCGTCATCGACTGGCGTGAACATTGCCGATTACTTCAAATTCAGCTATCTGCCCCTGGGCCTCTCGTTTTTAACATTTCAGGCAATTGCTTACGTTCTCGATGTGTACCGTGATGAGATAGACGCTCAAAAAAATCCGCTGCTTCTGTCGCTATTCCTGGTCCTCTTTCCCAAAATCACGGCAGGTCCGATTATCAGATATTCAGAGGTTGCTGAAGACCTTGCCGACCCAAAGGTAAGCGCCGACAAATTTGCCATGGGCGCCAGGCGCTTCGTAATCGGCCTCGGTAAAAAAGTGCTGCTTGCGGATACATTGGCGCTGACCGCCAACCAGATTTTTTCCGTGCCTGCTGCGGAATTGTCGCCAAGTGCCGCCTGGCTTGGCTTGATAACGTATTCGCTTCAGTTGTACCTGGACTTTTCAGGTTATTCGGATATGGCAATAGGGCTGGGGCGCATGTTCGGATTCACGTTCCAGGAAAATTTCAACTACCCGTATATATCCAGATCGTTGACCGAGTTCTGGCGCCGCTGGCATATATCGCTGTCAACATGGCTGAGGGATTATATGTTTATCCCTCTCAGCTATGCATTGATGAGCGATAGTGTCAGGCAAAAGATCGCTCAGGGGAGATATCCGACCAATTACCGATCGTTGTTCAGCATCGTGATGGTTTTCACCGCTTGCGGGCTTTGGCATGGTGTAGGTTGGAATTTTATTGTTTGGGGGATGCTCCATGGGGTCGTCCTGGCTCTCGAAAGCCTCTGGCTATCCAGGGTGATAAAAAAATGGTGGGTTCCGCTGCAACATGTGTATTTATTGCTCATAGTTATGCTCCCATGGGTCTTTTTCCGTGCGTCGAGCTTTTCCGAAGCGGTTGACTACCTGCGTACATTAGCAGGCTTTCCCGCCACTACGGTTTTTCATTATGATCTGCGCATGTATATCGACAGCACTGAACTGCTTGTCCTGATTGCCGGAGTCGTCGCATCCACGCCGATAGTGAGAAACATCTCCGACCACCTGCGAAAAACAGAACATCATGCCATCGGGGCTTTCTGTGAGATTGCCGGGATGGTTTTCGTGCTGATGCTGTCCTTCTGTTCCATTGCATCGTCGACGTTCACCCCCTTCCTGTACCAGAAATTCTGA
- a CDS encoding LysR substrate-binding domain-containing protein, whose protein sequence is MRFDLTDLRLFLNVLETGSITGGAERSYMALASASARVRGMEEELGVPLLERGRRGVQPTAAGWTLADHARTVLRQVSDMRGALGDYARGLKAQIRLLCNTAALTEFLPDDLGAFLAQHPSVTIDLHEHASTEIVALITAGKADVGIVADSVDHGLLETRPFRIDQLVVAVPRRHPLAAQREVSFSNLLDNPFVGLMKGSALQDHLDGQAERQGARLDYRIRVHDFDSICRLVEKNAGIGVISETSALRCSKTLAIDFARLTDPWACRRLMVCMRNFNELPLHTRHLIEKIGS, encoded by the coding sequence ATGCGTTTTGATCTTACGGATCTGAGGCTTTTCCTGAATGTACTTGAAACCGGCAGCATAACGGGTGGCGCCGAACGGTCCTACATGGCGCTGGCATCCGCCAGTGCCCGCGTACGCGGGATGGAGGAGGAGTTGGGAGTGCCGCTGTTGGAGCGTGGCCGGCGGGGCGTGCAGCCGACCGCGGCGGGCTGGACGCTTGCGGACCATGCCAGGACGGTTTTACGCCAGGTGTCGGACATGCGTGGGGCGCTCGGTGATTACGCCCGCGGGCTCAAAGCTCAGATACGGCTTTTGTGCAATACTGCGGCCCTGACCGAATTCCTGCCCGATGACCTCGGGGCGTTCCTCGCCCAGCACCCCTCGGTAACTATTGACCTGCATGAACATGCAAGCACGGAGATCGTTGCGTTAATCACGGCGGGCAAGGCAGATGTGGGCATAGTCGCCGACTCCGTTGATCACGGTCTTCTTGAGACGCGCCCCTTTCGTATCGATCAACTGGTGGTTGCCGTTCCTCGACGGCATCCATTGGCCGCCCAGCGTGAAGTGTCGTTCAGCAACCTGCTTGATAACCCCTTTGTCGGGCTCATGAAAGGCAGCGCCCTCCAAGACCATCTCGACGGCCAAGCGGAGCGCCAGGGAGCCCGGCTCGATTACCGTATTCGCGTCCACGACTTCGATTCCATCTGCCGACTGGTGGAAAAAAACGCCGGCATCGGCGTCATTTCGGAAACGTCCGCGCTCAGGTGCAGCAAGACGCTCGCAATTGATTTTGCACGGCTCACCGACCCTTGGGCGTGCCGCCGGTTGATGGTCTGCATGAGGAACTTCAATGAGCTGCCGCTACATACCCGCCATCTGATAGAAAAAATCGGCTCCTGA